A genome region from Hippopotamus amphibius kiboko isolate mHipAmp2 chromosome 1, mHipAmp2.hap2, whole genome shotgun sequence includes the following:
- the NKX2-5 gene encoding homeobox protein Nkx-2.5, which yields MFPSPALTPTPFSVKDILNLEQQQRSLAAGELSARLEATLAPASCMLAAFKPEAYAGPEAAAAGLPELRTELGPAPSPAKCAPAFSAAPAFYPRAYGDPDPAKDPRADKKELCALQKAVELEKPEADSAERPRARRRRKPRVLFSQAQVYELERRFKQQRYLSAPERDQLASVLKLTSTQVKIWFQNRRYKCKRQRQDQTLELVGLPPPAPPPARRIAVPVLVRDGKPCLGDSAPYAPAYGVGLNAYGYNAYPAYPGYGGATCSPGYSCTAAYPAGPPPAQSATAAANNGFVNFGVGDLNAVQGPGIPQGNSGVSTLHGIRAW from the exons ATGTTCCCCAGCCCCGCGCTCACGCCCACGCCGTTCTCGGTCAAAGACATCCTGAACCTGGAGCAGCAGCAGCGCAGCCTGGCCGCCGGGGAGCTCTCGGCGCGCCTGGAGGCCACCCTGGCGCCCGCCTCCTGCATGCTGGCCGCCTTCAAGCCCGAGGCCTAcgcggggccggaggccgcagcGGCCGGCCTCCCGGAGCTGCGCACCGAGCTGGGCCCCGCGCCCTCGCCCGCCAAGTGCGCGCCTGCCTTCTCAGCCGCCCCAGCCTTCTACCCGCGTGCCTATGGCGACCCCGACCCTGCCAAGGACCCTCGGGCCGATAAGAAAG AGCTGTGCGCGCTGCAGAAGGCGGTGGAGCTGGAGAAGCCGGAGGCGGACAGCGCCGAGCGGCCCCGAGCGCGACGACGGAGGAAGCCGCGCGTGCTCTTCTCGCAGGCGCAGGTCTACGAGCTGGAGCGGCGCTTCAAGCAGCAGAGGTACCTGTCGGCCCCCGAGCGCGACCAGCTGGCCAGCGTGCTGAAGCTCACGTCCACGCAGGTCAAGATCTGGTTCCAGAACCGGCGCTACAAGTGCAAGCGGCAAAGGCAGGACCAAACTCTGGAGCTGGTGGGGCTGCccccgcccgcgccgccgccagCGCGCAGGATCGCGGTGCCCGTGCTGGTGCGCGACGGCAAGCCTTGCCTGGGGGACTCGGCGCCCTACGCGCCGGCCTACGGCGTGGGCCTCAACGCCTATGGCTATAACGCCTACCCCGCCTACCCGGGCTACGGCGGCGCGACCTGCAGCCCCGGCTACAGCTGCACCGCGGCTTACCCCGCCGGGCCGCCCCCCGCGCAGTCGGCCACGGCGGCCGCCAACAACGGCTTCGTGAACTTCGGCGTCGGGGACTTGAACGCGGTGCAGGGCCCCGGGATTCCGCAAGGCAACTCAGGAGTGTCCACGCTGCACGGTATCCGAGCCTGGTAG